The genomic DNA acacggcgaaacaaccacatgcacaaaaatttgcacagatgcacaacaatttgcacagaagatattttttgcgcacatggcctgtcaaaaattagagggaacattggacgggaattgcccaaggtcacccagtaggccagtGGCCAAGCTGGGAATGGAGCTGGATGCCCTATCCATAAGACCCCACAGCCTACAGTCTGGGGAAAATAAACGCATTTGCCAGTTTGATGGTAACTAATAAAATGTAATGTCTGTGTGTAAGCAGAGTAGAGCAGGGTCATACCTGGGATAAGAaaaatgggggaggagagagactaggagtccagactcctgggttccattcctggccccTCCATTGGGTTCccatgtgaccttaggcaaactCATACGTGCCTCAGTTTCGCCAGCTGTTTGTAATATAATGTTACTCCCCAAAGGTGCTGTCAGCCTAGGCACCTCTTGTCTGGGGCGTGTGTTGAGATGCTTGCACGGAAGGCACGAGGGGCAGTGTGGCACAGCTCGATGTGTTTGTGTCCCTGTCCCAGGCAAGGGGCTCCCCTTGGAGATCTGAGCTGGGCCCTGGGGGAAGGTGAATTGCCCCCGGctcaggagcaggggtgggggtgggagcccAGGGGTGCTGCTGATAGCCGGCGTTGGTGTTTTGGCCCAGGACGCCCTACGGAAGATCATCACCACACTAGCCATGAAGAACGAGGAGATCCAGAACTTCATCTACGCCCTCAAGCAGATGCTGCAGAACGTGGAGGTaatggcgggggggtgggggcatccCGCCTGGCTCTGTAGggctccgcctgccccccccccgctctgtgAGGTTGGCATCACAGCACCCCACCACCCTCCTACATGACACTTCCTCCCGTCATCTCCCTTGCATTGTGTTGGCATGACAGGGCCCCTCCTCCACCAACCCCCCAGCACTGGCATGaccgtgcccctccccccaccaaccccccAGCATTGACAgcgctccctccccccaccaacccccTAGTGTTGGCATGACAGTGCTCCCTCCCCCACTAATCCCCCAGCATTGGCATGGCAGCGtccctcccccgtccctcccccaGCATTGGCATGgcaatgcccctccccccactaatCCCCCAGCATTGGCATggcagtgcccctcccccactaatCCCCCAGCATTGGCATGGCAgcgtccctcccccacccacccccagcattGGCATGgcaatgcccctccccccactaatCCCCCAGCATTGGCATGGCAGTGCCCCCCCTCACACCTATGCCCCCGGCCCCCGCGCTGGCGTGAGGTTTCCTTGGGGATGGAATTCGCTGCTTGAAAAGAGCCAGTTTCACGAGCGCCGTGACACGCTGCAGGCCGCGAGGGCGAAGCCGAGGGGCCCGTCCTGAGTTGTCTGGCTGGGGTGGGCGCTggccggggagggaggggcgggggccgggAAGGGGGTAGCTCAGTAAGCCACAGCCGAGGTAGCCGTCCTGAGCTGGGCCCTGCGCTGCTCTCCCCCCGGCCCGTCTCCCGCAGGTGAACTCCACCAAGGTGCAGGAGGACCTGGAGGGGGAGTTCCAGTCCCTCTTCTCCCTGCTGGACGAGCTGAAGGAGGGCATGCTcatgaagatcaagcaggacCGGGCCAGCCGCACCTACGAGCTGCAGGtgagaccccccccgccccagctccagctgggtccctggctgccccctgcccctgcccctcactGGGTCCGGCTCTGTCTGTCCCGCTGCAGAACCAGCTGGCTGCCTGCACCAAGGCGCTGGAGAGCTCCGAGGAGCTGCTGGAGACGGCCAACCAGACACTGGAAGGGGCCGAGAACCACGACTTCAACCAGGTGcacccccacttccccctccgtcccgtcccccccagctggagccaagGCACCCCGTGGTGGGATGGAGGGCGAGCAGTCAGGGACACTTCGTGGGACACCCCCTCCTGGTGTGGGGAGCAGCCTCcatctgaggggggggggctgatcattgtgggagggggaaggccAGACCCTAAGTGGGCATCCAGTCTCTGACATCCGTGATCGGGTGTCTGACCCCCACAtgtctccccctgctccccctgggtcccCGCCCAAGCCGCAGTTGAACTCATTTGGGCTGCCGGTGTAGGTCCTCCCGGGGCCATGCCACACTCTGCAATGGACATGGGGCTCGGACTGTAGCCACAGCCCAGCCGCGTTCAGCCACATAGACCCAGGCTATGGGaaaggtgtgtgggggtggggtgccgCTAAGCAATGGGTGGGGGGGCCCAGTGCAGAGGGTTATTAAATCCATGCCATGCattgcactggggggagggaccaGGGTGGGTCCATGGTGCAGGGTTGTCCACCGCCGCCATAGATCTACCCGCTACAGTCCTCCGGGGGGCGACGGTCGAAAGTTCAGGCTCCTTAGCTCTTTCTGTCCtggacccctggctctgccccctatTCTGTTTCCCCCTAATATCACGAGCATTTCCACACTGAATCCGATGACGCCACCCCGTCTGGCCCCACCAGGGGATGCTTCAGATGGAGACTAACCCCTCCTCCTCCGCACCCCGTAATGTCCTGCAGTGTCACGCTATGAGGAGCAGACACCTTCCTGACCCCCGCCTCCCTGCAACCCAGAAGCATGAAGGTCGCTATACCTTGTAACCCTGGAGGCTGGGCTTATTCCTGGGAATTCCTACTCCTTTCTTGAATTTTACTAAGCTATTTGCCTCTGTAATCTCCAGTGGCAGTGAGGTCCGCAGGTTAACTCTGCGTTGGATTATATGATGATGTAGACTGAGATCACCCCCTCCTGGGTGAGAAAGGAACTGCAGCTCCTGTGAAGGTAACTTAGGCCAGCTTCTACAGAGAAACGGGCCAGACTGGAGTCCTGGGATGTAGcttaaaacagagagagaattgCTGATTTCAGGAAGACTTTGAGGTGATacctagtgggtagagcaggaaCCAAGCATCGGGATTCTGAGTTTTTAGTCCTGGCTCTGGGATAGTATtacctagtggatagagcagaggacccaggttctagtcctggctctgggaTGGCAATGTTGTCTAGTGGctagatgaaggtggttgggagtcaggactcctgggttctcttcctgtctCTGCCGCTGACTTGCTCACCtgcggaaagccaccttcctgctctgtgcctcagtttccccatctaaaaTGCTGACCTCAcaactttgtgcatttgtgtcCCCGAAGGGCTCTGAGACCTTCCGCTAGGGAACGCTACAGCCGCACAGAGTATGGTGATTATTATTTATAACGCACCTGGCTGCCCTGTCTGAccctctcctcttctttttgttccctcctttctctctctcttttcctctctgcTTCGAAGGCTGCCAAGCAGATCAAGGATAGGTACGGTACCCGCCGCCCCCACCTCTCACCCCGTCCCATGCCGTTGCCCGCTACTCGCCGCCTGAAGTGTGAAGCCTTCTTACTAACATAGCATAGGCTAGCCTGGTAGCACCGTCCTCTCCCCGTTGCCCTGAGCCCTGGGGATGAACCCCCAAGGCtggagaggagaagggggcaggaTGTCCAGTCACGGAAGACTGAAGTCGATCCCAGTGCTCCTGGCGGGGGGGAGACAAGGGACAGCTTGGGTCCTGGTTGAGTATGAACACAGATCGTGGATGGTCTCTGATGAATCTGGGTGCTTCCCAGCGCCCCCTCGTCTGCAGGGAATTTGGGAGGGGGGCTCAGCTGTGCGGGTGCATTCTGGGAAGGGGCCCTTCTGACTCTTGTCCCGTCCCACCCCCAGTGTGACGATGGCCCCAGCATTCCGGCTCTCGCTCAAGGCCAAGGTGAGCGACAACATGAGCCACCTGATGGTGGATTTCACCCAGGAGCGTCGCATGCTGCAGTCCCTGAAATTCCTCCCAGGTAAACGGggcgggaaggggagggggagcctcGTGGCCTCACCTGAGGTTGGTGCAGCCACCCTGGGCTGTTTTCGGTGCCAGAGGGTTTCCCGCAGCCAGGCCAGGCCGTGCTGGCAGGACAtgggggtttgggaggggctggcAGGACGTGGCGGGGGCGATGGGGTTTGGGAGGAGCCAGGCCAGGCTGTGTTGGCAGGATGTGGGGGTTTGGGAGGGGTCAGGCCAGGCCATGGCTTGTGGGGGGCAATGGGTTTGGGaggggccgggccaggccaggccgTGGCTGGTGGGGGGTGATGGGGTTTGGGGGAGGAACACAAGGACCGTGGCTGCCATCCCTTTGCTCTCACCCTCTCGTCCAGTTCCCAGCGCCCCGGAGATCGACATGGCCGAGTCGCTGGTGGCCGATAACTGCGTGGCGCTGGTCTGGAGGATGCCCGACGAGGACAGCAAGATCGACCACTACGTCCTGGAGTACCGCAAGACCAACTTCGAGGGGCCCCCGCGGGTGAAGGAGGACCAGCCCTGGATGGTGATCGAGGGCATCAAGCAGACCGAGTACACCCTCACTGGTGAGGGGAATGGGGGCGCCCCAAAGTGGGTGCTTACAGAGAATGGGATAAGAGCATTGGCTGTGCAGGGAGCTCTGGCTACTCCAtaccagcctctcccagcagggggcgctgtagggatCGGGGCAGGAGCTCTGGATGTGGGGCCAGTTCCCGGCTACACCAGTaccccggcctctcccagcaggaggcgctgtagggaggggggcaggagcaggagcactggctgggggggAAGGTCCCAGCGAGGTCCTAGCCTGTCCATGTAGGAAGTGCTGGAGGGTGCCGGGcatagggctggctgtggggggcttGCCAGCCCTGCTGAGCACTGGCATGGGCCCCTGCTCCCGTCTAACCCTGGTGACTTCCCTCAGGGCTCAAGTTCGACATGAAGTACATGAATTTCCGCGTCAAAGCCTGTAACAAGGCTGTGGCGGGCGAGTTCTCCGAGCCGGTCACCTTGGAAACCAGAGGTgcgttggggggcgggggcacggAAATAGGGGGTACAGGCTGCATCAGTGACACCCCCTGCCactcccagcccactctcctgGGCAGAGGTGGACCCCACTGGGCACCCCCCAACACCCCTACACCCGCCTGCAAGTGACACCCATgtggctgggggcatggggcagggctgggtgtgcCCTGCAGAGCCCCTGGCACCGTGGGGCTCCCAGCCCACAGGGGAGCCTCTACCTTGCCCCTCTGTCCTCCCCCAGTGCCAGTCAGGTTAAGGCCCCCAGCGTGGGGACCCAGGGATCCTCAGCAGCACCTGAGaatccccccacctccatccccatcccccaactGGGTCACCTCACTGATCTCTAGCATGGGTTGGGGTAGGGACTGGGTGGTGAGTCCCCCTTGAGATGGGGTACAAAGCTGGGGGACGGGTTTGGGAGGGGATAGAGAGAAGGTGGGACTATGTGCGGGTTTGTCCCTGGGGTGGGAGTGATATGGGATGGTGGGGCGGAGAGTTCTCCACAAGTTGGGGATGAGATGGGGGGGGACGGGGTGGAGTTCaaggggatgtgggaggggttccTTCCCAGGGCGAGGTTGGGCGGTGGGAGCGGGGCTccctgtgatgggggtggggcagcatgTTGGGGGTGTGGCGCTGGGgaggcgccccccccccaggacaagGGGGCTCAGTCCAGGTCTGACCGTGCCCGGGGCTCCTTCCCCAGCGTTCATGTTCCGCTTGGACGCCAGCACCTGTCACCAGAACCTGAAGGTGGAGGAGCTGAGCGTGGAGTGGGACGCCATGGGGGGCAAGGTGCAGGACATCAAGGCCCGGGAGAAGGACGGGAAGGGCAGGACGGCGTCGCCGGTGAACTCCCCTGCCAGGTAAAGCCTCGGCCCTCTGCAGCACTCGCCCACACCCCACAGCACGGAGGGGTCAGAGGAGCTGAGAACAGCCGGAGACTCGGGAACAGACATGTCTTGTCCCAAATGCCTCAACCCCAGAGAGCCATGGAGGAGCAACAGGCCCGGGGTCACACCCAGCCAtacagccagggcaggggggctggggtacGGGCCCAGTCATGGACCGATCCTCCGGGGCGGATCCAAGGGGGTCATGGAGGAAGCTGGGGTGCAGGACTCACCCTCTAAGCCGTTCTTAGGGGACAGGGACCTGGGGAGCCAGGGGGTTGGGCCCTGGCCTGTCATTGAGAGATGGCAAAAGCCAGGAAGGAGCCTCAAGGTGAGGGCAAGGGGACCCTGTCCCTGGGGCAGGAAGTGCGGCTGCAGCTTGTTGCCTGTCCCGCCTTCTGTAGGTGCGTGCAGTCTCCGAAGAGGATGCCCTCGGCCCGGGGGGGCAGGGACCGCTTCACAGCCGAGTCCTACACTGTGCTGGGTAAGAGGGCaaggggcaggagccagggagtctctgtgtgtgggCATGGGGCAGGTTACAGCAGGATTGGGGGTGGGAACAGTGTCTCCTGCTGGCAAGCGGGGCCCCTGGGGGGGCCACGAGACTCAGTCGTGTGGACCAGGCACTGGCAAAGCGCTAGAGGCATGTAAAGGGATCCTGATCCGATTTAAAACCCGACTGTGTGCTGGGGGGCgatcggggggcagggggcagggcagccagGCGCTGGCATCCTGATCTGATTTAAAATCTGACTGTGCTAGGGAACGATCGGGAGGCAGGGTAGCCAGGCGCTGGGATCCTGATCCGATTTAAAACCAGACTGTGTGCTGGGGGCGAtcatggggctgggcagggcagccagGCGCTGGGATCCTGGTCCGATATAAAACCAGACTGTGTGCTAGGGGGtgattggggggcaggggggcggggcagcCTGGGATCCAGGATCATCCAAGGCTGGGACTCCTGCTGAGAATgccccagctccctccacccATACCTGTGTGAGCTGGTGGGTGCTGGGATCCCCCCGGCCCCCCTAACCCCCATCCCTCCACAGGCGACATGCTGATCGACGGGGGAGACCACTACTGGGAGGTGAGGTACGACCGGGACAGCAAGGCCTTCGGCGTGGGGGTGGCCTACAGGACCCTGGGCAAGTTTGACCAGCTGGGCAAGACCTCGTCCTCCTGGTGCGTCCACCTCAACAACTGGCTGCAGGTCAGCTTCACCGCCAAGCATAACAACAAGGCCAAGGTCCTGGACGTGCCCGTGCCCGACTGCATCGGCGTCTACTGCAACTTCCACGAAGGTGAAgccctgtgtgtgtctgtctgtcctgctGCCCCATGGTGGAGGGGGTGAGCCCTGGTCTGCGTGGGTCTCTCCATCCATTGGGCTCCCTGCTGTCTCTGTGCGTGTGCAAATCAAGGGCCCCAGAAACCCTGAGCCTCTTTCCAGCCCCAGCCAAGGCAGCGGCAGGGCAGGGCAAACTCCCCCACACCGAGtgagccccagccctgtcccagcAGAGTCCCGAGGAGTCCTGTCCCCGCTGCCCCGAGAGCCCCTGCTTGTCTGGCCGGCCGCCAGCTGGGAGCTGAGTCGGGCGCTGCCAGCCTCGGTCGATACCAGCTGGTGACCTGGGGCTGCTCGGGGGGTTCCCGGCAGCGGTGTGGGCGGGTGCAAAGAGCAGCTTGCACGGCCGCAGCCTCAGGCCCCCGCTGGGGCTCGTTGTCTGCGCTAGGGCTTTGCCCGGACGTGGCTGCGTCAGGGGTAGAAATTCCCAGAACTGGGCAGGCCCTCCAGGCCGGAGGGTCCCCACACGATCAGCCGCTGACGCGTCTCCCGGGCTGCTGGGGCTGGAACGGCAGCCTGGGAAGGGGGTTGCAGGGTCTCAGGCGGGGCTGGGTCTGAAGGGGAGGCCAGAGGTGAGAAACCGCCCCCCACCACCCTGCACCATGCACCTTGGCCGGGCTGCTTGGCCCCCCCTTCTGACTCTTCCTGTGTCTGTCCACAGGGTTCCTGTCCTTCTACAATGCTCAAACCAAGCAGCTGCTCCATACGTTTAAGGCCAAATTCACCCAGCCGGTGCTTCCTGCCTTCATGGTAAGGCGTTGTtcacagggtgggggtgggggacgacACTGTGGCTCggggctctgggagaggaggcGGGGGGTCCCGACTCTCTCCCCTCTCCGGTCAGGGAGGGTTACTGCACGCGCCCAGCCCAGAGGGGCCCACGCTGCTGGAGCCTGTCTCTGTTCAGGTTATTGCCACGCCTGTCCTTGCACTGCGGCTGGAGGCCCTTTCC from Lepidochelys kempii isolate rLepKem1 chromosome 25, rLepKem1.hap2, whole genome shotgun sequence includes the following:
- the FSD1 gene encoding fibronectin type III and SPRY domain-containing protein 1 isoform X1, producing MGDQKDALRKIITTLAMKNEEIQNFIYALKQMLQNVEVNSTKVQEDLEGEFQSLFSLLDELKEGMLMKIKQDRASRTYELQNQLAACTKALESSEELLETANQTLEGAENHDFNQAAKQIKDSVTMAPAFRLSLKAKVSDNMSHLMVDFTQERRMLQSLKFLPVPSAPEIDMAESLVADNCVALVWRMPDEDSKIDHYVLEYRKTNFEGPPRVKEDQPWMVIEGIKQTEYTLTGLKFDMKYMNFRVKACNKAVAGEFSEPVTLETRAFMFRLDASTCHQNLKVEELSVEWDAMGGKVQDIKAREKDGKGRTASPVNSPARCVQSPKRMPSARGGRDRFTAESYTVLGDMLIDGGDHYWEVRYDRDSKAFGVGVAYRTLGKFDQLGKTSSSWCVHLNNWLQVSFTAKHNNKAKVLDVPVPDCIGVYCNFHEGFLSFYNAQTKQLLHTFKAKFTQPVLPAFMVWCGSFHVYSGLQVPSAVKCLQKRNSTASSSNASLT
- the FSD1 gene encoding fibronectin type III and SPRY domain-containing protein 1 isoform X2, whose translation is MGDQKDALRKIITTLAMKNEEIQNFIYALKQMLQNVEVNSTKVQEDLEGEFQSLFSLLDELKEGMLMKIKQDRASRTYELQNQLAACTKALESSEELLETANQTLEGAENHDFNQAAKQIKDSVTMAPAFRLSLKAKVSDNMSHLMVDFTQERRMLQSLKFLPVPSAPEIDMAESLVADNCVALVWRMPDEDSKIDHYVLEYRKTNFEGPPRVKEDQPWMVIEGIKQTEYTLTAFMFRLDASTCHQNLKVEELSVEWDAMGGKVQDIKAREKDGKGRTASPVNSPARCVQSPKRMPSARGGRDRFTAESYTVLGDMLIDGGDHYWEVRYDRDSKAFGVGVAYRTLGKFDQLGKTSSSWCVHLNNWLQVSFTAKHNNKAKVLDVPVPDCIGVYCNFHEGFLSFYNAQTKQLLHTFKAKFTQPVLPAFMVWCGSFHVYSGLQVPSAVKCLQKRNSTASSSNASLT